In the genome of Patescibacteria group bacterium, one region contains:
- a CDS encoding DUF87 domain-containing protein, which yields MENPNLLQPEQKFSSPEEELAYLRNQVAVRERELMARGAEVTRDEVISDKVKDYSYAPTQAVLHETHKAPDTYIEDLALNLAPETHDYKIIELVKILKEKGIKNAMDVVAEMNDPHVEDDFHRFLVQYVKKGLVIDGLKPKSELFRELNMTLYEVSLPDSKDQENKSIKELVSSMEQFYSGMMAIEDRDDSGRYFSIEIANPNHSEEFIVYVSVPDTKKNLFEKQILSLFPLAKIKEIPDDYNIFNEAGATVGSVAEFDSHAALPIKTYETFDHDPMNVVLNTFSKIKKDGEGAAIQFIIRPPVADEYVKQYKMTLEQVQKGTKLKDALPKSIAKEVFGSFKDVFFGSKKDEDKDTSKTVDENAVEQLKNKISSPIAEVNIRIIASAPTISDADKIISDIESSFRQVENTQGNKLIFKRQSGKKLIAMAKDFSYRAFTSDHLLPINFKELTTLFHFPGSTIKSSPQLKQSMAASAPAPMDMPQDGTLLGVNRFRNVETKVFMTKEDRLRHMYVIGQTGTGKSTILKNMIAQDILQGEGVCMIDPHGVDILDILSIIPPERYEDIIYFDPSDTKRPMSLNMLEYDRRYPEQKTFVVNEMMSIFNKLFDMKTSGGPMFEQYFRNATMLVIEDPDTGSTLLDVSRVLADKAYRQLKIARCKNPIVVQFWKEIAEKAGGEASLGNIVPYITSKFDVFLSNDIMRPIVSQEQSSFNFRELMDTKKILLVNLAKGRLGDINANLIGLIIVGKILMAALSRADSLHLNPAPFYLYIDEFQNVTTDSISTILSEARKYKLSLNVAHQFIAQLDEGIRDSVFGNVGNMAVYRVGADDAEFLEKQFAPEFTAKDIMNIENYHAYLKILVRGKPVKPFDIKAQASPQGKKDHLEKLKELSGLKYGRDRADVEADIMLKYKKPDPVPPVAPAAATKL from the coding sequence ATGGAAAATCCAAATCTACTTCAACCAGAACAAAAATTTTCTTCACCTGAAGAAGAGTTAGCATATTTAAGAAATCAGGTAGCTGTGCGAGAGAGGGAACTCATGGCACGAGGTGCAGAAGTTACACGTGATGAAGTTATTTCAGATAAAGTAAAAGATTACAGCTATGCTCCCACACAAGCTGTGTTACACGAGACCCACAAAGCACCCGATACTTATATAGAAGACTTAGCCCTCAATCTCGCTCCTGAGACTCATGATTATAAAATTATAGAACTTGTAAAAATCCTTAAAGAAAAGGGGATTAAAAATGCTATGGATGTGGTGGCTGAAATGAATGATCCGCACGTTGAGGATGATTTTCATAGATTCTTAGTACAGTATGTTAAAAAAGGTTTAGTAATAGATGGATTGAAGCCGAAATCTGAATTGTTTAGAGAGCTTAATATGACACTCTATGAAGTGTCTCTTCCTGACTCAAAAGATCAGGAAAATAAAAGCATTAAAGAGCTTGTTTCATCGATGGAGCAGTTTTACTCAGGTATGATGGCTATTGAAGACCGTGATGATTCAGGCAGATATTTTTCTATTGAAATTGCCAACCCAAATCATAGTGAAGAATTTATTGTATATGTATCGGTGCCTGATACAAAAAAGAATTTGTTTGAAAAGCAAATCCTTTCACTGTTTCCATTGGCAAAGATCAAAGAAATTCCCGATGACTACAATATCTTTAATGAAGCAGGAGCAACGGTAGGATCAGTTGCAGAATTTGATTCGCATGCTGCATTACCTATCAAAACATACGAAACATTTGATCATGATCCAATGAACGTAGTGTTGAATACGTTTTCTAAAATTAAAAAAGACGGCGAAGGTGCCGCAATTCAGTTTATAATTCGACCGCCTGTTGCAGATGAATATGTAAAGCAATACAAAATGACCCTTGAGCAAGTACAAAAGGGGACAAAGCTTAAGGATGCACTTCCAAAATCTATAGCTAAAGAAGTGTTTGGCAGTTTTAAAGATGTGTTCTTCGGAAGTAAAAAAGATGAAGACAAAGATACATCAAAAACTGTTGATGAAAATGCAGTAGAGCAATTAAAGAATAAAATTTCTAGTCCAATTGCTGAAGTGAATATTCGTATTATTGCATCAGCACCTACTATTTCTGACGCAGATAAAATAATTTCGGACATTGAATCAAGTTTCCGTCAGGTGGAAAATACGCAAGGGAATAAACTTATCTTTAAGCGACAAAGTGGTAAAAAACTTATTGCAATGGCAAAAGATTTTTCATACCGAGCTTTTACTTCAGACCATTTACTACCTATAAACTTTAAGGAACTTACAACACTTTTTCACTTTCCAGGATCAACTATCAAATCATCTCCACAACTTAAGCAAAGTATGGCAGCATCAGCTCCTGCACCTATGGATATGCCTCAAGATGGAACATTACTTGGTGTAAATAGATTCCGAAATGTTGAGACTAAAGTATTCATGACTAAAGAAGATCGATTGCGACATATGTATGTGATCGGACAAACTGGAACTGGTAAATCAACTATCCTCAAGAATATGATTGCTCAAGATATTCTCCAGGGAGAGGGAGTATGTATGATTGACCCTCACGGCGTAGATATTTTGGATATTCTTTCTATTATTCCTCCAGAACGATATGAAGATATTATTTACTTTGATCCAAGTGATACAAAGCGACCAATGTCTCTCAACATGCTTGAGTATGATAGACGTTATCCAGAACAGAAGACATTCGTGGTCAACGAAATGATGTCTATTTTTAACAAGCTTTTCGATATGAAAACATCGGGAGGTCCAATGTTTGAACAGTACTTCCGAAATGCAACAATGCTTGTGATTGAAGACCCAGATACTGGTTCTACTCTTTTGGACGTATCTCGTGTACTTGCCGATAAAGCATATCGACAGCTGAAAATTGCGCGATGTAAAAATCCTATTGTTGTGCAATTCTGGAAAGAGATTGCCGAGAAGGCTGGAGGAGAAGCATCCCTTGGTAATATTGTGCCGTATATTACCTCTAAATTCGACGTATTCCTCTCAAACGACATCATGAGACCAATTGTGTCTCAGGAACAATCAAGCTTCAATTTTAGAGAGCTTATGGATACTAAGAAGATTCTCTTAGTGAACCTTGCCAAGGGACGACTTGGAGATATTAATGCCAATCTCATTGGTCTTATTATTGTGGGGAAAATCTTGATGGCCGCACTTTCACGAGCTGATTCACTTCATCTAAATCCAGCTCCGTTTTATCTTTATATCGACGAGTTCCAAAACGTAACTACCGATTCTATTTCAACTATTCTTTCTGAAGCTCGAAAGTACAAGCTTTCACTCAATGTTGCTCACCAATTTATCGCCCAACTAGATGAAGGTATTCGAGACTCCGTGTTTGGAAACGTAGGAAATATGGCGGTATATCGAGTGGGTGCAGATGATGCAGAATTTCTTGAAAAACAATTTGCTCCTGAATTTACTGCAAAAGATATTATGAATATTGAGAACTACCATGCATATCTCAAGATACTTGTTCGCGGAAAGCCGGTAAAACCTTTTGATATTAAGGCACAAGCATCTCCACAAGGTAAGAAAGATCATCTTGAAAAACTCAAAGAACTTTCAGGTTTGAAATATGGCCGTGATCGAGCAGATGTAGAGGCTGACATTATGCTTAAGTATAAAAAGCCAGATCCTGTGCCTCCAGTTGCACCAGCAGCAGCAACAAAGTTATAA
- a CDS encoding nucleoside-diphosphate kinase produces the protein MSHPKYERTLVVIKPDGIQRSLIGEIIKRYEQIGLKLVAMKMMMATPEHIEAHYTLDPEWRRITGEKTIKGYKDKGLTPPTEDPLEVTGALLGKLKTYMTAGPLVAMVWQGAHAVKIVRKITGGTEPLTSDVGTIRGDYVLDSYQMTDADGRSIRNLIHASGTPKEAEEEIKHWFNPDEIMDYKLVQEQILYDIKMGGVLE, from the coding sequence ATGTCACATCCAAAATACGAACGAACACTTGTGGTTATTAAACCAGATGGTATCCAGCGATCATTGATAGGGGAGATTATTAAGCGATACGAACAAATTGGACTTAAATTAGTAGCCATGAAAATGATGATGGCTACGCCTGAGCATATTGAAGCTCATTATACCCTTGATCCAGAATGGCGACGTATTACTGGAGAGAAAACAATTAAAGGCTATAAAGATAAAGGTCTCACTCCACCAACTGAAGATCCATTGGAAGTGACCGGTGCACTTTTGGGAAAGCTTAAGACTTATATGACAGCAGGGCCACTTGTAGCCATGGTGTGGCAAGGCGCTCATGCGGTAAAAATAGTGAGAAAGATAACCGGTGGGACTGAACCACTAACCTCAGATGTAGGAACAATTCGAGGGGATTATGTGTTGGATTCATATCAAATGACTGATGCTGATGGCCGATCTATTAGAAATTTAATTCATGCATCAGGAACTCCAAAAGAAGCAGAAGAAGAAATCAAACACTGGTTTAATCCTGATGAAATCATGGATTATAAGCTTGTACAGGAACAAATTTTGTACGACATAAAGATGGGTGGAGTTTTAGAATAG
- a CDS encoding MBL fold metallo-hydrolase — MEQQKAFLTFASGVGTVTGANFLLEIETSTGIKRIAVDCGLEQGSELADARNRDPFAYDPATVDILLITHGHIDHIGRIPKFVKDGFKGVIYSTPATKDITSVMLPDAMRLMMESSQRHGVLPMYEQKDLEQAMRLWKTIPYYTNFALTPEINVYLKDSGHILGAAMFEISRKGSAKKIVFTGDLGNSPSLFLRDTDPVTDATYMVMESVYGDRNHEPKEERRNKFADIIRDVIHRKRTLIIPAFSLERTQDILYELNHLIERENIGDIKVFIDSPLAAKITGIYKLYKDDFKDSAKKYIAEGDDLFDFPKLKFTLQKHESERLDHIAGPKIIIAGSGMSNGGRVVGHELHYLPEHDTTLLLVGYQSAGTLGRQIHDGARQVTIDEQTIRINAEVKSIMGYSSHKDSDHLIEFVEKTAGTVKQVFVAMGEPKSALFLVQRLRDYLNVNAKFPRQGEKVELDLN, encoded by the coding sequence ATGGAACAACAAAAAGCTTTCTTAACGTTTGCCAGTGGAGTAGGCACCGTTACAGGAGCTAATTTTTTATTAGAGATAGAGACATCCACAGGAATAAAACGAATTGCTGTTGATTGTGGTCTTGAGCAGGGGAGTGAATTGGCAGATGCTCGAAATCGTGATCCATTTGCCTACGATCCAGCAACAGTAGATATCCTACTTATTACGCATGGCCATATTGATCATATTGGAAGAATTCCAAAGTTTGTTAAAGATGGCTTTAAAGGAGTTATCTATTCTACTCCTGCAACAAAAGATATTACATCAGTGATGCTTCCTGATGCGATGCGCCTCATGATGGAAAGTTCTCAGCGACATGGCGTTCTTCCGATGTATGAGCAAAAAGATTTAGAACAAGCAATGCGTCTTTGGAAAACAATTCCATATTACACAAACTTTGCACTTACTCCTGAAATAAATGTGTATCTTAAAGATTCAGGCCATATATTGGGTGCTGCGATGTTTGAGATTTCGCGAAAGGGAAGCGCTAAAAAAATAGTATTTACGGGAGATTTAGGAAATTCACCATCGCTCTTTTTGCGAGATACTGATCCAGTAACAGATGCTACGTATATGGTCATGGAATCTGTATATGGAGATCGCAATCATGAACCTAAAGAAGAGCGTAGAAATAAGTTTGCTGATATTATCCGAGATGTCATCCACCGCAAGCGCACTCTTATTATTCCAGCATTTTCGCTTGAGCGAACCCAAGATATTCTCTATGAACTTAATCACCTTATAGAACGCGAAAATATTGGAGATATAAAAGTATTTATTGATTCACCATTGGCTGCAAAGATTACGGGGATTTATAAGCTCTATAAAGATGATTTCAAAGATTCTGCTAAAAAGTATATTGCAGAAGGAGATGATTTGTTTGATTTCCCAAAACTTAAATTCACCTTACAAAAGCATGAATCAGAACGGTTAGATCATATTGCTGGGCCAAAGATTATTATTGCTGGTTCTGGAATGAGTAATGGAGGTCGTGTAGTGGGCCATGAACTTCACTATTTACCTGAGCATGACACAACACTGCTTTTGGTAGGGTATCAATCTGCAGGTACTTTGGGCCGACAAATTCATGATGGGGCGCGGCAAGTAACCATTGATGAACAGACTATTCGCATTAATGCTGAAGTAAAAAGCATTATGGGCTATTCATCTCATAAAGATTCTGATCACTTAATAGAGTTTGTAGAAAAAACTGCTGGGACAGTAAAGCAAGTATTTGTTGCTATGGGTGAACCAAAGTCAGCGCTGTTTTTAGTGCAGCGGTTAAGAGATTACTTAAATGTAAATGCAAAGTTCCCACGACAAGGGGAGAAGGTGGAACTTGATCTAAATTAA
- the rplT gene encoding 50S ribosomal protein L20: MSRVKKGVNALKTRRNILKQVKGYRFGRGTKEKQAYEAISHAGAYAFAHRRDKKGDARRLFNVRINAGLGEAGSFSKFMGALKKLNINLDRKVLSQIAADHPETFQRIVAKAK, encoded by the coding sequence ATGTCACGAGTAAAGAAAGGCGTTAATGCGCTTAAAACACGACGAAATATATTAAAGCAGGTAAAAGGCTACCGCTTTGGACGAGGAACCAAAGAAAAGCAGGCATATGAAGCTATTTCACATGCTGGAGCTTATGCATTTGCTCACCGACGAGACAAGAAGGGTGACGCACGACGACTCTTTAATGTTCGAATCAATGCAGGTCTTGGTGAAGCAGGTTCATTTAGTAAGTTCATGGGAGCTCTAAAGAAACTTAACATCAATCTAGATCGAAAGGTTCTCTCACAGATCGCAGCTGATCATCCAGAAACATTCCAGAGAATCGTAGCTAAGGCTAAGTAA
- a CDS encoding 50S ribosomal protein L35: MKTNKSFTKRIKVTKNGILVMRKAGQNHFNAKEGRRSQMHKRRTMSMVMKNKAMSRFLATSN, encoded by the coding sequence ATGAAGACCAACAAATCATTTACAAAGCGAATAAAAGTGACCAAAAACGGTATACTCGTTATGCGAAAAGCCGGTCAAAACCACTTTAACGCAAAAGAAGGCCGACGATCACAAATGCACAAGCGACGAACCATGTCTATGGTTATGAAGAATAAGGCTATGTCTCGTTTCCTTGCAACCAGTAACTAA
- the infC gene encoding translation initiation factor IF-3 — protein MSTQRTRINHQIQSPELRVIGEQGENLGVISTREALERANSAGLDLIEISPNAKPPIAKIMDYGKFQYAENKKQKAAKAKSKTTETKNIQVKVGTGEHDLDLKAKKASEWLREGHRIKIDLFLTGRSKFMEFNFLKERMERVLHLITEEYKIADSPKKSPKGLTVVIEKK, from the coding sequence CTGAGTACGCAACGAACACGAATCAATCACCAAATTCAATCCCCGGAACTCCGGGTTATTGGTGAGCAGGGAGAGAATCTTGGTGTTATCTCAACACGAGAAGCATTGGAACGGGCAAATTCAGCGGGACTTGATCTTATTGAAATTAGCCCCAATGCAAAGCCTCCTATTGCAAAGATCATGGACTACGGTAAGTTCCAGTATGCTGAAAACAAAAAGCAGAAGGCAGCTAAAGCAAAGTCTAAAACTACCGAGACTAAAAATATTCAAGTTAAGGTAGGAACTGGTGAACATGATCTTGATCTTAAGGCTAAAAAGGCCTCAGAATGGCTACGAGAAGGCCATCGAATTAAGATCGACCTCTTCCTTACTGGACGATCTAAGTTTATGGAATTCAACTTCCTCAAAGAGCGAATGGAACGGGTTCTCCATCTTATTACTGAAGAATATAAGATTGCCGATTCTCCTAAAAAGAGCCCAAAAGGCCTAACCGTAGTTATTGAAAAGAAGTAA
- a CDS encoding HAMP domain-containing sensor histidine kinase: MESGEQKKPRSELKPYFHRVSFIESIGVKIFFMLLCFSLVVVIIVIGYFSGFFESEKNQLLQEVLKFLNIELVPVLPVIIILSALMAFFLSRYVTKPIRDAMQALTSVSEGQTHVDIASTRQDELGNLILILNATLRKLREAQQHAEDVSDMKSNFVTVAAHQLRTPSTGVKWALDILAQDQNMSTDSRNLIDQSKVAVNQIVTIVNDLLNSAKEDNPIDGYSFKPINIIELINASIAGETLRAREKNVQIAFHNTTYEQEIMLNLDKSKIGMALTNLFDNAVRYNRPNGFVEITLTKDTDTVDISIKDNGIGIPPNEQGRIFSQFYRAANAVSAEPNGSGIGLFMTKNAVEQHQGKIWFETEEGVGTVFHIVLPLPAKA; encoded by the coding sequence ATGGAATCAGGGGAACAAAAAAAGCCTCGTAGTGAACTTAAACCATATTTTCACCGTGTGTCTTTTATAGAATCGATTGGAGTAAAGATCTTTTTTATGCTCCTGTGTTTCTCACTTGTTGTTGTAATTATTGTTATTGGATATTTCTCAGGTTTTTTTGAATCAGAAAAGAATCAGCTCCTTCAGGAGGTACTAAAGTTTCTTAATATAGAACTTGTACCTGTATTGCCTGTAATCATAATTCTTTCTGCGCTCATGGCGTTTTTCTTATCTCGCTATGTTACAAAGCCAATTCGAGATGCAATGCAGGCACTGACTTCAGTATCAGAAGGGCAGACTCACGTGGATATAGCATCTACAAGACAAGATGAATTAGGAAATCTCATTCTTATTTTGAATGCGACGCTTCGAAAACTCCGTGAAGCGCAACAGCATGCCGAAGATGTGTCTGATATGAAATCAAATTTTGTGACGGTAGCTGCCCACCAGCTTCGTACTCCTTCTACAGGTGTAAAATGGGCACTCGATATTCTTGCTCAGGATCAGAATATGAGCACTGACTCACGAAATCTGATTGATCAAAGTAAAGTTGCCGTAAATCAAATTGTTACGATTGTTAATGACCTTCTCAATTCTGCCAAAGAGGATAATCCAATTGATGGCTATTCGTTTAAGCCAATAAATATTATTGAACTTATCAATGCCTCGATTGCAGGAGAAACGTTGCGAGCGCGAGAGAAGAATGTCCAGATTGCTTTTCATAATACAACATACGAACAAGAGATCATGCTCAATCTTGATAAATCAAAGATTGGTATGGCTCTTACAAACCTTTTTGATAATGCCGTAAGATATAATCGGCCTAATGGTTTCGTTGAAATTACACTTACAAAAGATACTGATACTGTTGATATTTCTATAAAAGATAATGGAATTGGTATCCCACCAAATGAACAGGGGAGAATATTCTCACAGTTTTATCGGGCGGCCAATGCAGTTTCAGCAGAACCAAACGGTAGTGGTATTGGTCTGTTTATGACAAAAAATGCTGTTGAACAGCATCAAGGAAAAATTTGGTTTGAAACTGAAGAAGGTGTAGGTACAGTCTTCCACATTGTGTTACCCCTTCCTGCAAAGGCTTAA
- a CDS encoding response regulator — METANSLKKVLLVEDDPFLQSLLAQRLAAKGYKLFSAKEGTEALAIAEREMPEVILLDILLPGMNGYEILEKLKTNAKTKTINVIMVSNLGQQSDIDKAIALGASKFFVKANVTPEEIISAVA, encoded by the coding sequence ATGGAAACTGCAAATTCATTAAAAAAAGTGCTTCTCGTAGAGGATGATCCATTTTTACAATCACTTCTTGCACAGCGACTTGCAGCTAAAGGTTATAAACTCTTTTCAGCTAAAGAAGGAACCGAAGCATTAGCTATTGCAGAACGAGAAATGCCTGAAGTAATTCTCCTTGATATCCTCCTTCCTGGAATGAATGGCTATGAAATTCTAGAAAAGCTCAAGACAAATGCAAAGACCAAAACCATAAATGTAATTATGGTTTCAAATTTAGGCCAACAAAGCGATATTGATAAAGCGATAGCTCTTGGAGCTTCTAAATTTTTTGTTAAAGCGAACGTAACTCCTGAAGAGATTATTTCAGCAGTAGCTTAA
- a CDS encoding YggT family protein, protein MEYVTTSDARVRPLYRGTQVVWYILNVLEALLLFRFVLKLLGANAAAGFTSFIYSLSYPFVAPFLNVFRVSKVAGSTFEWTTLLAMFVYWLIAWAIVRLIVMNKPVTTNEARSKLNKQDVEV, encoded by the coding sequence ATGGAATATGTAACAACATCAGACGCACGAGTTCGGCCGTTATATCGAGGTACACAAGTGGTTTGGTATATCTTAAATGTACTTGAAGCGCTATTGCTATTCAGATTTGTACTTAAATTATTGGGAGCAAATGCTGCTGCAGGTTTTACAAGCTTTATTTACTCATTATCGTACCCGTTTGTCGCACCATTTTTAAATGTATTTCGAGTATCAAAAGTAGCAGGCTCAACATTTGAATGGACAACATTGCTTGCTATGTTTGTATATTGGCTCATTGCATGGGCAATTGTACGACTTATTGTCATGAACAAGCCTGTCACAACAAATGAAGCTCGATCTAAGCTCAATAAGCAAGACGTAGAAGTATAA
- a CDS encoding histidine phosphatase family protein, which produces MRQKTFYFVRHGESLLNSKGIRQGSDGGLSEKGKAQAQAAGQSLCHLPIDVILVSPYERTRETAAIINQSFQPPRNLEFVELLKERRNPSEIIGKSVEDPAVRRIVDTIDKAYHSDEFRFSDEENFLDLKERARKALSYLGKRREKNILVLTHGIFLRMLIAYMLYGDDLNASSYNVMSFQNGASNAGVTICQYERGWFGPPKNQRWKLISWNDHTHERGIQSHTI; this is translated from the coding sequence ATGCGACAAAAAACATTTTACTTTGTACGACATGGAGAGAGCTTACTAAATTCAAAAGGCATCCGTCAGGGATCTGATGGCGGGCTTAGTGAAAAAGGCAAAGCTCAAGCACAAGCAGCAGGACAAAGTCTTTGTCATCTTCCTATTGATGTTATTCTTGTGAGTCCCTATGAACGCACACGAGAGACGGCAGCTATTATTAATCAGTCATTTCAACCTCCTAGAAACCTAGAATTTGTCGAGCTTCTCAAAGAACGACGTAATCCATCTGAAATTATTGGTAAATCCGTGGAAGACCCTGCAGTACGCCGAATTGTAGACACTATAGATAAAGCCTATCATAGCGATGAATTTAGATTTTCTGATGAAGAAAATTTCTTAGATCTTAAAGAACGCGCACGTAAAGCACTCTCTTACCTTGGCAAACGACGTGAGAAAAATATTCTTGTGCTCACACACGGAATATTTCTCCGTATGCTCATTGCATATATGCTTTATGGAGATGACCTTAATGCGTCATCATACAATGTGATGAGTTTCCAAAACGGAGCAAGTAATGCAGGGGTAACTATATGTCAATATGAGCGAGGCTGGTTTGGACCACCAAAAAATCAGCGTTGGAAGCTGATTTCTTGGAATGATCACACTCATGAACGAGGGATCCAAAGTCACACTATTTAA
- a CDS encoding CvpA family protein, producing MNYSDIIFILILGYYLYRGYKLGFLVLLTRLVSFGGGLFISLLIYQHVGRLLVARITTVPSQIVYIISFIVVFILAELLLGMILRRIFQFIPEAWRLSRINKIAGVVPAIVDGFLFIGLLVLLSTILPVQASIKQNVSQSQIGGYVMNTIPKLDDYAQRLFGNRIEESLTHFSVRPNPDESVSIPFKPKTVSIDEEAERAMLDLVNEERRKVGAQPLVIDRTIVEVARKHSRDMWQRGYFAHENPDGADPFDRMEAGGASFITAGENLAFAQTVGIAHTGLMNSPGHKRNILDPNFGRVGIGVISGGIYGKMFTQNFAN from the coding sequence ATGAATTATAGCGACATTATTTTTATTTTAATCTTAGGGTACTACTTGTACAGGGGATACAAGCTTGGATTTTTAGTGTTACTTACACGATTGGTTTCTTTTGGAGGAGGCCTATTTATTTCGCTCCTCATATATCAACATGTAGGTAGACTTTTGGTAGCACGAATCACAACTGTCCCATCTCAAATAGTGTATATAATTAGCTTTATTGTAGTATTTATTCTAGCAGAGCTCCTCTTGGGTATGATACTACGAAGAATCTTCCAGTTTATTCCTGAAGCATGGCGTTTGTCTCGAATAAATAAAATAGCTGGTGTTGTACCTGCAATTGTAGATGGATTTCTTTTCATTGGCTTACTGGTATTGCTTTCAACAATTTTGCCAGTACAAGCATCTATCAAGCAAAACGTATCGCAGTCACAGATTGGAGGATATGTGATGAATACAATTCCGAAGCTTGATGATTATGCTCAGCGGTTGTTTGGAAACCGTATAGAAGAATCGCTTACTCACTTTAGTGTTCGTCCAAATCCAGATGAAAGTGTTTCAATTCCGTTTAAGCCAAAAACCGTAAGTATCGATGAAGAAGCAGAACGGGCTATGCTTGATCTCGTAAATGAGGAACGTAGGAAGGTGGGCGCTCAGCCGCTTGTTATCGATCGTACTATTGTAGAAGTCGCTCGAAAGCATTCTCGTGATATGTGGCAGCGTGGGTATTTTGCGCATGAAAATCCTGATGGAGCAGATCCATTCGATCGTATGGAAGCTGGAGGAGCTAGCTTTATTACTGCTGGAGAAAATTTAGCATTTGCTCAGACTGTTGGTATTGCTCATACCGGACTTATGAATTCACCAGGACACAAAAGGAATATTTTGGATCCAAATTTTGGCAGAGTCGGCATTGGAGTCATAAGTGGAGGCATTTATGGGAAAATGTTTACACAAAATTTTGCAAACTAG
- a CDS encoding VanZ family protein: MKLFALAFFIFLVCFSIFAYVGTMPTAIKMIPYYDSVGHFLLFGILASAADLALQRKTTKIFGFTLSLGITLVIAFALIDESLQVLSSSRTFDLHDLSFGLVGILSFYLLGKLFSTKNPHI; encoded by the coding sequence ATGAAATTATTTGCACTAGCATTTTTTATCTTTCTTGTTTGCTTCTCTATTTTTGCCTATGTAGGCACCATGCCTACTGCAATTAAAATGATCCCCTATTATGACTCTGTAGGACATTTTCTGTTATTTGGAATCCTTGCTAGTGCAGCAGATCTAGCATTGCAACGAAAAACCACTAAGATTTTTGGCTTTACTCTATCTCTTGGTATCACACTTGTGATTGCTTTCGCTCTCATAGATGAGAGCCTTCAGGTACTTTCTAGTTCACGTACCTTTGATCTTCATGATCTATCATTTGGTTTAGTTGGGATTCTTAGCTTTTATCTTTTGGGAAAATTATTCTCAACAAAAAACCCTCACATATAG
- a CDS encoding DUF817 domain-containing protein yields the protein MKHIQEFFIFGLKEAQASIFAGSFFVLLFLSNHLPLFGLARYDFLFLAAVGIQIILYLTKLETKDEIKVIFLFHVIGFALEAYKTHPSIGSWSYPEEGLFKIADVPLYSGFMYAAVGSYLAQAWKIFKAELTSYPSYISSLLIGIIIYINFFTNHFIQDIRFVLIPLIFIFFWKTKFLFTVTTKRRSIPLGIAFMLIAFFIWIAENISTYLGAWKYPDQIHAWQVVSFQKISSWFLMVIISFIIVAYLKHVKRYRVSKPI from the coding sequence ATGAAGCATATTCAGGAATTTTTTATATTCGGACTTAAAGAGGCACAAGCCTCTATTTTTGCTGGGTCGTTTTTTGTTCTCCTTTTCTTATCAAACCATCTTCCCCTCTTTGGTCTAGCCCGCTATGACTTTCTATTCCTCGCAGCAGTTGGAATTCAGATTATTTTGTATCTTACAAAACTTGAAACAAAAGATGAGATAAAAGTTATATTTTTATTTCACGTCATTGGGTTTGCGCTTGAAGCTTATAAGACGCACCCATCAATTGGATCATGGAGCTATCCTGAAGAGGGTTTATTTAAAATTGCCGATGTGCCGTTATACAGTGGATTTATGTATGCTGCAGTGGGAAGCTATTTAGCTCAAGCATGGAAAATATTTAAAGCTGAACTTACTAGCTATCCATCATATATTAGCAGTTTACTTATTGGCATTATTATTTATATAAACTTCTTTACCAATCACTTTATTCAAGATATTAGATTTGTGCTTATTCCACTTATATTTATATTTTTTTGGAAAACAAAATTTCTGTTTACCGTAACTACTAAGCGCAGAAGTATTCCATTAGGCATAGCATTCATGCTTATTGCATTTTTCATATGGATAGCAGAGAATATTTCGACCTATCTTGGTGCTTGGAAATATCCTGATCAGATTCATGCATGGCAGGTTGTTTCATTCCAAAAGATAAGCTCGTGGTTTTTAATGGTTATTATTAGTTTTATTATTGTGGCCTATCTTAAACACGTTAAAAGATATAGAGTATCTAAACCTATATGA